In one window of Pseudomonas chlororaphis subsp. chlororaphis DNA:
- the soxR gene encoding redox-sensitive transcriptional activator SoxR yields the protein MPSPETVHKELTVGQVAARSGVAVTALHFYETKGLIKSNRNAGNQRRYPREVLRRVALIKVAQRLGIPLAEIGQALRSLPDHRAPTAADWKRLSEQWSQELDERIKQLTLLRDRLNGCIGCGCLSMQDCPLRNQGDQLGERGPGARLLETD from the coding sequence ATGCCCAGCCCCGAAACCGTGCACAAGGAACTCACCGTCGGCCAAGTGGCTGCCCGCAGTGGCGTCGCGGTCACCGCCCTGCACTTCTATGAAACCAAGGGGCTGATCAAGAGCAACCGCAACGCCGGCAACCAGCGCCGTTATCCGCGGGAAGTGCTGCGCCGGGTGGCGCTGATCAAGGTGGCGCAGCGCCTGGGCATTCCCCTGGCCGAGATCGGCCAGGCCCTGCGCAGCCTACCGGACCACCGCGCGCCGACGGCCGCCGACTGGAAGCGGCTGTCCGAGCAGTGGAGCCAGGAGCTGGATGAGCGGATCAAGCAACTGACCCTGCTGCGCGACCGCCTCAACGGCTGCATCGGCTGCGGTTGCCTGTCGATGCAAGACTGCCCGCTGCGCAACCAGGGCGACCAGCTGGGCGAACGCGGCCCGGGCGCGCGATTGCTGGAAACCGACTGA
- a CDS encoding VOC family protein translates to MSVKPIPEGYPSITPYLGITQAAEAIEFYKNAFGAIQVMRLDMPDGSVGHAELRIGDCPIMLGTPCDQGPLSNPDQSPSVGLHLYVNDVDKQFAQAIAAGGQVVSEVKDQFYGDRSGTLKDPFGHLWFLATRKEDLSEEQIKQRAVEMFKQQG, encoded by the coding sequence ATGAGCGTCAAACCCATCCCCGAGGGTTACCCCAGCATCACGCCCTACCTGGGGATTACGCAGGCTGCCGAGGCTATCGAGTTCTACAAGAATGCCTTCGGCGCCATCCAGGTCATGCGCCTGGACATGCCCGACGGCAGCGTCGGCCATGCCGAGCTGCGCATCGGCGACTGCCCGATCATGCTGGGAACGCCCTGCGATCAAGGGCCACTGAGCAATCCCGACCAATCACCCTCCGTCGGCCTGCACCTGTACGTCAACGATGTCGACAAACAGTTCGCCCAGGCCATCGCCGCTGGTGGCCAGGTGGTGTCCGAGGTCAAGGACCAGTTCTACGGCGACCGCAGCGGCACCCTCAAAGACCCGTTCGGCCACCTGTGGTTTCTCGCCACTCGCAAGGAAGACCTGAGCGAAGAGCAGATCAAGCAACGGGCCGTGGAGATGTTTAAACAGCAGGGATAA
- a CDS encoding PepSY-associated TM helix domain-containing protein, whose product MSKKSRSKIWFLVHSWLALPIWFFVLIVCVTGTLAVVSQEIVWLANPDIRASKPTGDAQPLSYDQIVKAIKQAEPQTLVESISTPDEAHFALTVGVSYPDGRSVEVYVNPYTGVIQGVSPQFNFQAFTRALHGWWLVPFTNGYSWGWYLVSLLGLPMLASLVTGLVVYKKFWKGFLKPTLRLRHGARIFWGDFHRLSGIWSIWFIAVISITGTWFLIQAILGDNQITLSSEPIVPVIARESVPTSADGSPAPMIGVDEAIRIATQQIPGFEVSFVMLPSNAYSHLFIGGRGWYPLMYQTANLNPYSGSVDTMHLLSHRSALEFVTESMRPLHTGDFGGIWIKLIWCFFGLLLSMMVLSGLLIWTKRTALATAAALKRSTKTPRPALAQRPVAALHSDTPEGNL is encoded by the coding sequence ATGTCGAAGAAGTCCCGCTCGAAAATCTGGTTTCTCGTTCACAGCTGGCTGGCCCTGCCCATCTGGTTCTTTGTGCTGATCGTTTGCGTCACCGGCACCCTGGCCGTGGTCAGCCAGGAAATCGTCTGGCTGGCCAACCCCGACATCCGCGCCAGCAAACCCACAGGCGACGCCCAACCGCTGAGCTACGACCAGATCGTCAAAGCCATCAAGCAGGCCGAACCGCAGACCCTGGTCGAAAGCATCAGCACCCCCGACGAAGCGCATTTCGCCCTGACCGTGGGCGTCAGCTACCCCGATGGCCGTTCCGTCGAGGTCTATGTCAACCCCTACACCGGCGTCATCCAGGGCGTCAGTCCGCAATTCAACTTCCAGGCCTTCACCCGCGCCCTGCACGGCTGGTGGCTGGTGCCTTTCACCAACGGCTACAGCTGGGGCTGGTACCTGGTATCGCTGCTCGGCCTGCCGATGCTGGCCTCGCTGGTCACCGGCCTGGTGGTCTACAAGAAGTTCTGGAAGGGTTTCCTCAAGCCGACCCTGCGCCTGCGCCACGGCGCGCGGATTTTCTGGGGCGACTTCCATCGCCTGAGCGGTATCTGGTCGATCTGGTTCATCGCGGTGATCTCCATCACCGGCACCTGGTTCCTGATCCAGGCGATTCTTGGCGACAACCAGATCACCCTTTCCAGCGAACCCATAGTTCCGGTGATCGCCCGCGAAAGCGTGCCGACCTCCGCCGACGGCAGCCCGGCGCCGATGATCGGCGTCGATGAAGCCATCCGCATCGCTACCCAGCAGATCCCGGGGTTCGAGGTCAGCTTCGTCATGCTGCCGAGCAATGCCTACAGCCACCTGTTCATTGGCGGCCGCGGCTGGTACCCGCTGATGTACCAGACCGCCAACCTCAATCCTTACAGCGGCTCGGTCGATACCATGCACCTGCTGTCCCATCGCTCGGCCCTGGAGTTCGTCACCGAATCCATGCGTCCGCTGCACACCGGTGATTTCGGCGGCATCTGGATCAAGCTGATCTGGTGCTTCTTCGGCCTGCTGCTGAGCATGATGGTGCTCAGCGGCCTGCTGATCTGGACCAAACGCACCGCCCTGGCCACCGCCGCGGCCCTCAAGCGCAGCACCAAGACACCACGTCCCGCCCTCGCCCAGCGCCCGGTTGCGGCCCTGCACAGCGACACGCCGGAGGGCAACCTGTGA
- a CDS encoding DUF6162 family protein translates to MNTSTPQVVRPAGAGHETLYVLLLCLLILSVAGTVVLWRGETSEVASIDSHQLDARRDLTAGEQGLYADLRVTLDEIRLLREEAQALPAPEQLAEEGFAPFAQDASSVSRGGHAWQLRQQAYVGLSQNNQVAGSFLMRIAADPAAAPDIWLNRGPSLAAPDDLSDAALASAGWQPVVAQFDAGVTRQHRH, encoded by the coding sequence ATGAACACCTCCACCCCCCAAGTCGTGCGCCCGGCCGGCGCCGGCCATGAAACCCTCTACGTCCTGCTGCTGTGCCTGTTGATCCTCAGCGTGGCCGGCACCGTGGTGCTCTGGCGCGGCGAAACCAGCGAAGTAGCCAGCATCGACAGCCATCAACTGGACGCCCGCCGCGACCTCACCGCAGGTGAACAGGGCCTGTACGCCGACCTGCGGGTGACCCTCGACGAAATCCGCCTGCTGCGCGAAGAAGCCCAGGCCCTGCCAGCGCCCGAACAACTGGCCGAGGAAGGTTTCGCGCCCTTTGCCCAGGACGCCAGTTCGGTGAGCCGTGGCGGGCATGCCTGGCAACTGCGGCAACAGGCCTATGTCGGCCTCAGCCAGAACAATCAAGTGGCCGGCTCCTTCCTGATGCGCATCGCCGCCGACCCGGCCGCCGCCCCGGACATCTGGCTCAACCGCGGCCCGTCCCTCGCCGCCCCCGACGACCTCAGCGACGCCGCCCTGGCCAGTGCCGGCTGGCAGCCGGTGGTCGCGCAATTCGATGCCGGAGTGACCCGCCAGCATCGCCACTGA
- a CDS encoding metal ABC transporter substrate-binding protein, whose translation MPISSQRRPLLRVLLVSLFALLLSPLATADQAKRLRIGITLHPYYSYVANIVGDKAEVVPLIPAGFNPHAYEPRAEDIKRIGTLDVIVLNGVGHDDFADRMIEASERPDIPVIEANQNVPLLAATGIAARGAGKVVNPHTFLSISASIAQVNNIARELGKMDPANAKTYTQNARAYGKRLRQMRADALAKLTKAPNADLRVATVHAAYDYLLREFGLEVTAVVEPAHGIEPSPSQLKKTIDQLRELDVKVIFSEMDFPSTYVDTIQRESGVKLYPLSHISYGDYSAEKYEKEMAGNLDTVVRAIQEAGA comes from the coding sequence ATGCCTATTTCATCTCAACGCCGCCCGCTCCTGCGGGTGCTGCTGGTCAGCCTGTTCGCCCTGTTGCTCAGCCCTCTCGCCACGGCCGACCAGGCCAAGCGCCTGCGTATCGGCATCACCCTGCACCCCTACTACAGCTACGTGGCCAACATCGTCGGCGACAAGGCCGAGGTCGTGCCGCTGATTCCCGCCGGCTTCAACCCCCACGCCTATGAACCGCGCGCCGAAGACATCAAGCGCATCGGCACTCTGGACGTGATCGTGCTCAATGGCGTCGGCCACGACGACTTCGCCGACCGCATGATCGAGGCCAGCGAACGCCCGGACATTCCGGTGATCGAGGCCAATCAGAACGTGCCGCTGCTGGCCGCCACCGGCATCGCCGCGCGCGGCGCCGGCAAAGTGGTCAACCCGCACACCTTCCTGTCCATCAGCGCCTCCATCGCCCAGGTCAACAACATCGCCCGCGAGCTGGGCAAGATGGACCCGGCCAACGCCAAGACCTACACCCAGAACGCCCGCGCCTACGGCAAACGCCTGCGGCAGATGCGCGCCGACGCCCTGGCCAAGCTGACCAAGGCGCCCAACGCCGACCTGCGGGTGGCCACGGTGCACGCCGCCTACGACTACCTGCTGCGCGAGTTCGGCCTGGAAGTCACCGCCGTGGTCGAGCCGGCCCATGGCATCGAGCCCAGCCCGAGCCAGTTGAAAAAGACCATCGACCAGCTGCGTGAACTGGACGTCAAGGTGATCTTCTCCGAGATGGACTTCCCGTCCACCTACGTCGACACCATCCAGCGCGAGTCCGGGGTCAAGCTGTACCCGCTGTCGCACATTTCCTACGGCGACTACAGCGCCGAAAAATACGAGAAGGAAATGGCCGGCAACCTCGACACCGTGGTCCGGGCGATCCAGGAGGCCGGCGCATGA
- a CDS encoding metal ABC transporter ATP-binding protein — protein sequence MTALHSLARGPSIEFDQVSLTLGRTTILDNVSFKVQPGTVHALVGPNGGGKSSLIKTLLGQMPHQGQLRLQWPGEPGVIGYVPQALEFDRGLPMTVDDFMAAMCQRRPAFLGLSRHYATAIGEALERVGMQDKRKRRMGALSGGERQRVLLAQGLIPAPQLLVLDEPMSALDEAGIQVFERLLGDWRQAGITLLWIEHDLEAVGRLADRVTGLHRRVLFDAHPQQALTPERLLTLFSTHPRSADIVSGSVA from the coding sequence ATGACCGCCCTGCACAGCCTGGCCCGCGGCCCGTCCATCGAATTCGACCAGGTCAGCCTGACCCTGGGTCGCACCACCATCCTCGACAACGTCAGCTTCAAGGTGCAGCCCGGCACCGTGCATGCGCTGGTCGGCCCCAACGGCGGCGGCAAGAGCTCGCTGATCAAGACCCTGCTCGGGCAGATGCCCCACCAGGGCCAGTTGCGCCTGCAATGGCCGGGCGAGCCGGGGGTGATCGGCTATGTGCCGCAAGCCCTGGAATTCGACCGCGGCCTGCCGATGACCGTCGACGACTTCATGGCCGCCATGTGCCAGCGCCGCCCGGCTTTCCTCGGCCTCAGCCGGCATTACGCCACGGCCATAGGCGAAGCCCTGGAACGGGTCGGCATGCAGGACAAACGCAAGCGGCGCATGGGCGCCCTGTCCGGTGGTGAACGCCAGCGGGTGCTGCTGGCCCAGGGGCTGATCCCGGCGCCGCAACTGCTGGTGCTGGACGAACCGATGTCGGCCCTCGACGAAGCCGGCATCCAGGTCTTCGAGCGCCTGCTCGGCGACTGGCGCCAGGCCGGGATCACCCTGCTGTGGATCGAGCACGACCTGGAAGCGGTCGGCCGCCTGGCGGACCGGGTCACCGGCCTGCATCGCCGCGTGCTGTTCGACGCCCACCCGCAGCAGGCGCTGACCCCGGAACGCCTGCTGACGCTGTTTTCCACCCACCCGCGCAGCGCGGATATCGTCAGCGGGAGTGTTGCCTGA
- a CDS encoding metal ABC transporter permease: protein MSYEAFRLMVQGWASSGYLPEALAYGFVVNALLAGLLIGPVLGGLGTLVVVKRFAFFSEAVGHAALTGVAIGILLGEPYTGPYGSLFGYCLLFGILLNYLRNRTGLAPDTLIGVFLSVSLALGASLLLILAGKINVHILENVLFGSVLTVNGNDLLVLLIVGALVMGLSLPLYNRIMLASFNPQLAAVRGVAVKTLDYLFVILVTLITVAAVKVIGAILVGALLVIPAAAARLLSQSLKGFFWISVLIATVSTLCGILLPILFDLPVPSGAAIILVAGVAFALAAVARGIVPSLKGNIG from the coding sequence ATGAGTTACGAAGCCTTTCGTCTGATGGTCCAGGGCTGGGCCTCCTCCGGTTACCTGCCAGAAGCCCTGGCCTATGGGTTTGTGGTCAACGCCCTGCTCGCCGGCTTGCTGATCGGCCCGGTGCTGGGCGGGTTGGGCACTTTGGTAGTGGTCAAGCGCTTCGCGTTCTTCTCCGAAGCGGTGGGCCACGCGGCGCTGACCGGCGTGGCCATCGGCATCCTGCTCGGCGAGCCCTACACAGGCCCTTACGGCAGCCTGTTCGGCTACTGCCTGCTGTTCGGCATCCTGCTCAACTACCTGCGCAACCGCACCGGCCTGGCGCCGGACACCCTGATCGGGGTGTTCCTGTCGGTGTCCCTGGCCCTGGGCGCCAGCCTGCTGCTGATCCTCGCCGGCAAGATCAACGTGCACATCCTGGAAAACGTGCTGTTCGGTTCGGTGCTCACGGTCAACGGCAACGACCTGCTGGTGCTGCTGATCGTCGGCGCCCTGGTGATGGGCCTGAGCCTGCCGCTGTACAACCGCATCATGCTGGCCAGCTTCAACCCGCAACTGGCGGCGGTGCGCGGTGTCGCGGTGAAAACCCTGGACTACCTGTTCGTGATCCTGGTGACCCTGATCACCGTGGCCGCGGTGAAAGTCATAGGCGCGATCCTGGTCGGCGCCCTGCTGGTGATCCCGGCGGCGGCCGCGCGCCTGCTGAGCCAGTCGCTCAAGGGCTTTTTCTGGATCTCGGTGCTGATCGCCACAGTCAGCACCCTGTGCGGCATCCTGCTGCCGATCCTCTTCGACCTGCCCGTCCCCTCCGGCGCCGCGATCATCCTGGTGGCCGGTGTCGCCTTCGCCCTGGCCGCCGTTGCCCGCGGCATTGTCCCCAGCCTCAAAGGGAATATCGGATAA
- a CDS encoding metal ABC transporter solute-binding protein, Zn/Mn family yields the protein MHSSLRHLTRPLTLALALAGLGSAPALAQPDRFEPMRVTANQSLGTTALHSASSPKPLTVLASLPITFGLGQWLLQGTDVRLERAAPDNLPGSRQTAYFTGRGAPALHKLALDADAVIGLRSIWPDDPLYPNARRSNIRIVEVDAARPVDGALPGVALQPGKSDGLNSQPWLSSNNLGRMADVLAADLVRLAPAAKPKIDANLASLKQRLLKLSADSEGQLANADNLSVLSLSDHFGYLASGLNLELLEVDARADNEWTPEALQQLQTRLKHNDVAIVLHHRQPSDAIKAVISAAGSQLLVLQTDSADPLAELENSIGQITSALAPKT from the coding sequence ATGCACAGTTCATTACGTCACCTGACACGCCCTCTGACTTTGGCCCTGGCCCTCGCTGGGCTGGGCAGCGCGCCGGCCCTGGCCCAGCCGGACCGTTTCGAACCGATGCGCGTCACCGCCAACCAGAGCCTGGGCACCACGGCGCTGCACAGCGCCAGCTCACCCAAGCCACTCACCGTGCTGGCCTCGCTACCGATCACCTTCGGCCTCGGCCAGTGGCTGCTACAAGGCACCGATGTGCGACTCGAACGCGCCGCCCCCGACAACCTGCCGGGCTCGCGCCAGACTGCCTACTTCACCGGTCGCGGCGCCCCGGCGCTGCATAAGCTGGCCCTCGACGCCGACGCGGTGATCGGCCTGCGCTCGATCTGGCCGGACGACCCGCTGTACCCCAATGCGCGGCGCAGCAACATCCGCATCGTCGAAGTCGATGCCGCGCGCCCGGTGGATGGCGCCCTGCCCGGGGTCGCCCTGCAGCCCGGCAAGAGCGACGGCCTGAACAGCCAGCCGTGGCTGTCGAGCAATAACCTGGGGCGCATGGCCGATGTGCTGGCCGCCGATCTGGTGCGCCTGGCCCCGGCCGCCAAGCCAAAGATCGACGCCAACCTGGCCAGCCTCAAGCAGCGCCTGCTCAAGCTCAGCGCCGATAGCGAGGGGCAACTGGCCAATGCCGACAACCTCAGTGTGCTCAGCCTCAGCGATCACTTCGGTTATCTGGCCAGCGGGCTCAACCTGGAGCTGCTGGAGGTCGACGCCCGCGCCGACAACGAGTGGACGCCCGAAGCCCTGCAGCAACTGCAAACCCGGCTCAAGCACAACGACGTGGCCATCGTCCTGCATCACCGCCAGCCGTCCGACGCGATCAAGGCCGTCATCAGCGCCGCCGGCAGCCAGTTGCTGGTGCTGCAAACCGACAGCGCCGACCCGCTGGCGGAGCTGGAGAACAGCATCGGCCAGATCACCAGTGCCCTCGCCCCGAAAACCTGA
- a CDS encoding class I SAM-dependent methyltransferase has translation MSDYLKLNQANWDERAPLHAASPDYQAQMFVDDPRHLSEVVRFDLPLLGDISGLRGVHLQCHIGTDTLSLARLGARMTGLDFSPASLAEARSLAARTGSAIEFVESDVYKACEVLPKGAFDLVYTGIGALCWLPSVDTWARNVSELLKPGGRLFIREGHPMLWALDESREDALVVELPYFERSEPLVWDDDSTYVSTDRPLKATVTHAWNHGLGEIVSALLKHGLDISGLVEHQSIPWEALPGQMRYDGQGEWHLQHAPWRLPLSYTLQAVKRLG, from the coding sequence ATGAGTGACTACCTCAAGCTCAACCAGGCCAACTGGGACGAGCGCGCACCGCTGCACGCGGCCTCGCCGGACTACCAGGCGCAGATGTTTGTCGACGACCCGCGGCACCTGTCCGAGGTGGTGCGTTTCGACCTGCCGCTGCTGGGCGACATCAGCGGCCTGCGCGGTGTGCATCTGCAGTGCCATATCGGCACTGACACCCTGTCGCTGGCCCGCCTCGGCGCGCGGATGACCGGGCTGGACTTCTCCCCCGCGTCCCTGGCCGAAGCCCGCAGCCTGGCGGCGCGCACCGGGAGCGCCATCGAGTTCGTCGAGTCCGACGTCTACAAGGCCTGCGAGGTGCTGCCCAAAGGCGCGTTCGATCTGGTCTACACCGGTATCGGCGCTCTGTGCTGGCTGCCCAGCGTCGACACCTGGGCGCGTAATGTCAGCGAATTGCTCAAGCCCGGCGGCCGGCTGTTTATCCGCGAAGGCCACCCGATGCTCTGGGCCCTGGACGAAAGCCGCGAGGATGCGCTGGTGGTCGAACTGCCCTACTTCGAGCGCAGCGAACCGCTGGTGTGGGACGACGACAGCACCTACGTCAGTACCGACCGACCGCTCAAGGCCACGGTGACCCATGCGTGGAACCACGGCCTGGGGGAAATCGTCAGCGCGCTGCTCAAGCACGGCCTGGACATCAGCGGCCTGGTGGAACACCAGAGCATCCCCTGGGAAGCCCTGCCCGGGCAGATGCGCTATGACGGGCAAGGCGAATGGCACCTGCAACACGCCCCTTGGCGCCTGCCATTGAGCTACACCTTGCAGGCCGTCAAACGCCTGGGCTGA
- a CDS encoding MbtH family protein → MTSVFDREDILFQVVVNHEEQYSIWPDYKAVPQGWRTVGKSGFKKECLAYIEEVWTDMRPLSLRQKMDAQAAAN, encoded by the coding sequence ATGACTTCAGTATTCGACCGCGAGGACATCCTCTTCCAGGTAGTGGTCAACCATGAGGAGCAGTATTCGATCTGGCCGGACTACAAGGCTGTGCCACAGGGCTGGCGCACCGTGGGCAAGAGCGGCTTCAAGAAAGAGTGCCTGGCCTACATCGAAGAGGTGTGGACCGACATGCGTCCGCTGAGCCTGCGGCAGAAGATGGACGCCCAGGCGGCGGCCAACTGA
- a CDS encoding aspartate aminotransferase family protein — MSVATSLVDDQPARTSPAPAETLYQFTESPLLARQNQQESNARSYPRRIPLALKRASGIHVEDVEGRRFIDCLAGAGTLALGHNHPVVIEAIRQVLADELPLLTLDLTTPVKDQFVQDLFGLLPPALAAEAKIQFCGPTGTDAVEAALKLTRTATGRSTVLSFQGAYHGMTQGALSLMGSLGPKRPLGALLTTGVQILPFPYDYRCPFGLGGEAGVKANLSYLENLLSDPEAGVQLPAAIIVEAVQGEGGVIPADLDWLRGVRRITEKAGVALIVDEIQSGFGRTGKMFAFEHAGIIPDVVVLSKAIGGSLPMAVVVYRDWLDTWLPGAHAGTFRGNQMAMATGSAVMRYLKEHQVAEHAAAMGERLREHLRILQRDYPQMGDIRGRGLMLGIELVDPAGEKDALGHPPQFSRLAPLVQRECLKRGLILEMGGRHGSVVRFLPPLVITAAQIDQVADIFSRALAAAVASL, encoded by the coding sequence ATGTCAGTTGCTACCAGCCTTGTCGACGATCAGCCCGCGCGGACCAGTCCCGCGCCTGCCGAGACGCTTTACCAGTTCACCGAATCGCCGTTGCTGGCCCGGCAGAACCAGCAGGAGTCCAATGCCCGCAGTTACCCGCGGCGGATCCCGCTGGCGCTCAAGCGGGCGAGCGGGATTCATGTCGAGGACGTCGAAGGCCGGCGTTTCATCGACTGCCTGGCCGGTGCCGGGACCCTGGCCCTGGGCCACAACCACCCGGTGGTGATCGAGGCCATCCGGCAGGTGCTGGCCGATGAGCTGCCGCTGCTGACCCTGGACCTGACCACCCCGGTCAAGGACCAGTTCGTCCAGGATCTGTTCGGCCTGTTGCCGCCCGCCCTGGCCGCTGAAGCGAAAATCCAGTTCTGCGGCCCCACCGGCACCGACGCCGTGGAAGCGGCGCTGAAGCTGACCCGCACCGCCACCGGCCGCAGCACTGTGCTGTCGTTCCAGGGCGCCTACCACGGCATGACCCAGGGCGCCTTGAGCCTGATGGGCAGCCTGGGGCCGAAGCGCCCGTTGGGTGCGCTGCTGACCACTGGCGTGCAGATCCTGCCGTTCCCTTACGACTACCGCTGCCCGTTCGGCCTGGGTGGCGAAGCGGGGGTCAAGGCCAACCTGAGCTACCTGGAAAACCTGCTGAGCGATCCGGAAGCCGGCGTGCAGCTGCCGGCGGCGATCATCGTCGAAGCGGTGCAGGGCGAGGGTGGGGTGATTCCCGCCGACCTCGACTGGTTGCGCGGCGTGCGTCGGATCACTGAAAAGGCCGGGGTGGCCTTGATCGTCGACGAGATCCAGAGCGGCTTCGGTCGTACCGGCAAGATGTTCGCCTTCGAGCACGCCGGGATCATTCCGGATGTGGTGGTGCTGTCCAAGGCCATCGGCGGCAGCCTGCCGATGGCGGTGGTGGTCTACCGCGACTGGCTCGACACCTGGCTGCCGGGCGCCCATGCCGGTACCTTCCGTGGCAATCAGATGGCCATGGCCACCGGTTCCGCGGTGATGCGCTACCTCAAGGAACACCAGGTGGCCGAGCATGCCGCCGCCATGGGCGAGCGTTTGCGCGAGCACCTGCGGATCCTGCAGCGCGACTATCCGCAGATGGGCGACATTCGCGGGCGCGGCCTGATGCTGGGGATCGAGCTGGTGGACCCGGCCGGCGAGAAAGACGCCCTGGGCCATCCGCCGCAGTTCAGTCGCCTGGCGCCGCTGGTGCAGCGTGAATGCCTCAAGCGCGGGTTGATCCTGGAAATGGGCGGGCGCCATGGCAGCGTGGTGCGGTTCCTGCCGCCGCTGGTGATCACCGCGGCGCAAATCGACCAGGTGGCGGATATTTTCAGCCGGGCTTTGGCGGCGGCGGTCGCCAGCCTCTAA
- a CDS encoding ATP-binding protein, whose product MMSLRLRLSLTIGAAFVLIWALAAAWMFSDLRNQMMFSLDQRLVASARMVAGLLEQLPALPSKGEGTHFSAEQLNIPGGMACQVSSLRGEILARSHNHPDEKLEAERMGFHDQMIDGVRWRSFTLARGDLRITTADRQVEREALNMSVLLAASVPVGVALLGCLWLLWLGIGQGLAPLNRMRDALMRRSADSLEPLQIQPLPSELRPLLETQNQLFQRIGKTLERERRLTGDAAHELRSPLTAIKTHLQVARMTDGAARDQSLARAEEGADRLHRTLEQLLLLARVEGSLSFEDGVQCSAEQVAKTAIQDAASGARQRVRLHIDERVSSAPLEMPSVLAIAALRNLLDNALRHTPSDAPVELNLETIGNRVRFQVRDHGDGIPEDDLQHLTQRFWRNGQSTGCGLGLAIVQAIVQRCGCVLHFDSRPDGLRVELTMPLQAA is encoded by the coding sequence GTGATGAGCCTGCGTTTGCGCCTGAGCCTGACCATCGGCGCGGCCTTCGTGCTGATCTGGGCGCTGGCCGCGGCCTGGATGTTCAGCGACCTGCGCAACCAGATGATGTTTTCCCTCGACCAGCGCCTGGTGGCGTCGGCGCGCATGGTCGCCGGCCTGCTGGAACAATTGCCGGCGTTGCCGAGCAAGGGCGAGGGCACCCATTTCAGCGCCGAACAGCTGAACATTCCCGGGGGCATGGCCTGCCAGGTCAGCTCCCTGCGCGGCGAGATCCTCGCCCGCAGCCATAACCATCCCGACGAAAAGCTCGAAGCCGAGCGCATGGGCTTTCACGACCAGATGATCGACGGTGTGCGCTGGCGCAGTTTCACCCTGGCCCGGGGCGACCTGCGTATCACCACCGCCGATCGCCAGGTCGAGCGTGAAGCGCTGAACATGTCGGTGCTGCTGGCCGCCTCGGTGCCGGTCGGCGTGGCCTTGCTCGGTTGCCTGTGGTTGTTGTGGCTGGGGATCGGCCAGGGCCTGGCGCCGCTGAACCGCATGCGCGATGCCCTGATGCGCCGCAGCGCCGACTCCCTGGAGCCGTTGCAGATCCAGCCGCTGCCCAGCGAGCTGCGGCCATTGCTGGAAACCCAGAACCAGTTGTTCCAGCGCATCGGCAAGACCCTCGAACGCGAGCGCCGCCTGACCGGTGACGCCGCCCACGAATTGCGCAGCCCGCTGACGGCGATCAAGACTCACCTGCAAGTGGCGCGGATGACCGACGGCGCGGCCCGCGATCAATCCCTGGCGCGCGCCGAAGAAGGCGCCGACCGTCTGCACCGGACCCTGGAGCAACTGCTGTTGCTGGCGCGGGTCGAAGGCAGTCTGTCGTTCGAGGACGGCGTGCAGTGCAGTGCCGAACAGGTGGCGAAGACCGCGATCCAGGACGCCGCCAGCGGTGCCCGGCAGCGGGTCAGGCTGCACATCGACGAGCGGGTGTCGTCGGCGCCGCTGGAAATGCCCTCGGTGCTGGCCATCGCCGCGCTGCGCAACCTGCTGGACAATGCCCTGCGCCACACCCCGAGCGATGCGCCGGTGGAGCTGAACCTGGAAACCATCGGCAATCGCGTGCGTTTCCAGGTGCGCGACCACGGTGACGGCATTCCCGAGGACGACTTGCAGCACCTGACCCAGCGCTTCTGGCGCAACGGCCAGAGCACCGGTTGCGGCCTGGGCCTGGCCATCGTCCAGGCGATCGTCCAGCGTTGCGGTTGCGTGCTGCACTTCGACAGCCGGCCCGATGGCTTGCGGGTCGAGCTGACCATGCCGCTGCAAGCGGCCTGA